Proteins encoded together in one Lathyrus oleraceus cultivar Zhongwan6 chromosome 5, CAAS_Psat_ZW6_1.0, whole genome shotgun sequence window:
- the LOC127078606 gene encoding uncharacterized protein LOC127078606, with amino-acid sequence MCQNSGKGTEKVNEPTNDGKKNESKKAKDKEPPYVPPPPYKPLIPYLQRIVKSKNEGQFKKFVELLKQLNITIPFTEAITQIPSYAKFLKEILSNKKKIEDNETVMLTAECSTIIQNNMPPKLKDPGSFSIPCLIKKFIIDKALFDLGASVSLMPLSTCEKLHLGELRPTKMSLQLADRSIKFPVGMLENVFVHIGQFYIPTDFVIMDIKEDSHIHIILGRPFLATVGAIIDVKKGRLTFEVGEEKVEFLLAKFLQAPAIDDSCCFLDVINEYVK; translated from the coding sequence ATGTGTCAAAATTCTGGTAAGGGAACCGAAAAGGTAAATGAACCAACCAATGATGGAAAGAAAAACGAAAGCAAAAAGGCAAAAGATAAAGAACCACCTTATGTGCCTCCGCCGCCATACAAACCACTTATCCCTTACCTCCAAAGAATTGTTAAGTCTAAAAATGAAGGACAATTCAAGAAATTCGTAGAACTTCTAAAGCAACTTAATATAACTATACCATTCACAGAAGCCATTACGCAAATtccctcatatgctaaattccTTAAAGAGATTCTATCCAACAAGAAAAAAATTGAGGACAATGAAACTGTTATGCTTACTGCAGAGTGTAGCACTATCATTCAAAATAATATGCCTCCTAAACTGAAAGACCCTGGTAGCTTTTCCATACCATGTTTAATAAAAAAGTTTatcatagacaaagctctattTGATTTAGGAGCCAGTGTTAGTTTAATGCCCTTATCCACATGCGAAAAACTCCATCTAGGAGAATTAAGACCAACAAAGATGTCTCTTCAACTAGCTGACCGTTCCATTAAATTTCCCGTAGGTATGCTAGAAAACGTTTTCGTTCATATAGgacaattctatattcctacCGACTTTGTAATAATGGATATAAAGGAGGATTCCCACATCCATATTATTTTAGGAAGACCCTTTTTAGCCACAGTCGGAGCCATCATAGATGTGAAGAAAGGAAGGCTAACATTTGAAGTTGGAGAAGAAAAAGTTGAATTTCTCTTAGCAAAATTCCTACAAGCACCAGCTATAGATGACTCATGTTGTTTCTTAGACGTCATCAACGAATATGTGAAATAA